From the genome of Phalacrocorax aristotelis chromosome 15, bGulAri2.1, whole genome shotgun sequence, one region includes:
- the SNAP29 gene encoding synaptosomal-associated protein 29 codes for MSAPPRSYNPFAEEEEEEEEEAAVGWAAAAGGGGEAGGTERQRYLRQEVLRRSAATADSTARSLSLLYESERIGVAASEELVRQGEALKRTEQMVDKMDQDLKTSQRHINSIKSVWGGLVNYFKAKPPESKPEQNGTPEYYANSRLKEAMMSSKGQESKYQESHPNLRKLDNPDNDFRADLVSSVQTDSYPKNQHLRAYHQKIDNNLDEMSSGLSRLKNLALGLQTEIDKQDDMLDRLTKKVETLDVNIKSTDKKVRQL; via the exons ATGTCGGCCCCCCCGAGGAGCTACAACCCCTTcgccgaggaggaggaggaggaggaggaggaggcggcagtggggtgggcggcggcggcggggggcggcggggaggcgggcgGCACCGAGCGGCAGCGGTACCTGCGGCAGGAGGTGCTGCGCCGCTCCGCCGCCACCGCCGACAGCACCGCCCGCTCCCTCTCGCTGCTTTACGAGTCCGAGCGGATCGGCGTGGCGGCTTCCGAG GAGCTTGTACGTCAAGGAGAGGCACTGAAGCGCACAGAACAGATGGTAGATAAAATGGACCAGGACTTGAAGACTAGTCAAAGGCACATAAACAGCATTAAGAGTGTTTGGGGGGGCTTGGTAAACTACTTCAAAGCCAAACCTCCAGAGAGCAAGCCAGAGCAGAATGGAACCCCTGAATATTACGCTAACAGTAG ATTAAAAGAAGCAATGATGTCTAGTAAAGGACAAGAGTCAAAATACCAGGAGAGTCATCCAAATTTGAGGAAGCTAGATAATCCAG ACAATGATTTCAGAGCAGATTTAGTTTCTTCAGTGCAAACAGATTCTTACCCGAAGAACCAACATCTGCGAGCTTACCACCAGAAAATTGATAACAACTTAG ATGAGATGTCTTCTGGGTTGAGTCGTCTGAAGAACCTAGCTCTGGGTCTGCAGACAGAAATAGATAAGCAAGATGATATGCTGGATCGGCTAACAAAAAAAGTAGAGACACTGGACGTCAATATTAAAAGCACTGATAAAAAAGTCCGGCAACTTTAA